A stretch of Paenibacillus mucilaginosus 3016 DNA encodes these proteins:
- a CDS encoding alpha-ketoacid dehydrogenase subunit beta: MAVITYLEAIRTAMKEEMERDESVFVLGEDVGKGGVMNATKGLRDQFGEERVMDTPLAESAIAGVAIGAAMYGMKPIAEMQYADFIFPATNQIISEAALIRYRSNNDWNCPVVVRAPYGATGGGALYHSQCPESVFFGIPGLKIVAPSNPYDAKGLLKAAVRDADPVLYFEHKKCYLGITGEVPEEDYIVPIGKADVKREGTDITVISYGITVQYALRAAEELAAEGISAHVLDLRTLQPLDKEAILAAASKTGKVLIVHEDNKTGGVGAEVSALIAEELLFELDAPIMRLCGPDVPAVGMNPPMEKFFLLSTDKIMEAMRKLALF, encoded by the coding sequence ATGGCGGTTATTACATATCTGGAGGCCATCCGTACGGCCATGAAGGAAGAAATGGAGCGCGACGAGTCGGTGTTCGTGCTTGGCGAGGACGTGGGCAAGGGCGGCGTGATGAACGCGACCAAGGGTCTGCGCGACCAGTTCGGCGAGGAGCGCGTCATGGATACGCCGCTGGCCGAATCCGCTATCGCGGGGGTGGCGATCGGGGCGGCCATGTACGGCATGAAGCCGATCGCTGAGATGCAGTATGCGGATTTTATCTTCCCGGCAACGAACCAGATCATCTCCGAGGCGGCGCTGATCCGCTACCGCTCGAACAATGACTGGAACTGCCCGGTTGTCGTGCGTGCTCCTTACGGGGCGACGGGCGGGGGGGCGCTCTACCATTCCCAGTGCCCGGAATCGGTGTTCTTCGGCATACCGGGCCTGAAGATCGTCGCTCCTTCGAATCCTTACGATGCGAAGGGACTGTTGAAGGCGGCGGTGCGGGATGCGGATCCTGTGCTGTATTTTGAGCACAAAAAGTGCTATCTCGGCATCACCGGCGAGGTGCCCGAAGAGGATTACATCGTGCCGATCGGCAAAGCGGACGTGAAGCGGGAAGGCACGGACATCACCGTCATTTCCTACGGGATCACAGTGCAGTATGCCCTCCGCGCGGCGGAGGAGCTGGCCGCGGAAGGCATCTCCGCGCATGTGCTCGATCTGCGCACCCTGCAGCCGCTCGACAAGGAAGCGATTCTGGCTGCGGCGTCGAAGACCGGCAAGGTGCTGATCGTGCATGAAGACAACAAGACCGGCGGCGTCGGGGCGGAGGTGTCGGCCCTCATCGCCGAGGAGCTGCTCTTCGAGCTTGATGCGCCGATCATGCGTCTGTGCGGACCGGACGTGCCGGCAGTGGGCATGAATCCTCCGATGGAGAAGTTCTTCCTGCTCAGCACGGACAAAATCATGGAAGCCATGCGCAAGCTGGCCTTGTTCTAG